Proteins encoded within one genomic window of Rhododendron vialii isolate Sample 1 chromosome 1a, ASM3025357v1:
- the LOC131308306 gene encoding preprotein translocase subunit SCY1, chloroplastic, which translates to MVITVREFCCSTTTSSSRPLCFNLSPRPLSSKSCYFLRPRNSSSCIRASHSVCKKLATGPLWNLGLSSNSSEGSTFDPLGINLDSSTDLNVSPWESFLGLLSPNFESTSSTRKDKPSSTRGVAAAIEDSSIDFGDFFKGPLPGKFLQLLGYLALSRLGIYIPLGGVNREAFVGNLDQNSILSTLDTFSGGGIGRLGICSLGIVPFINAQIVFQLLTQIYPKLQELQKKEGQAGRKKILQYTQYASVGFAIVQAIGQVLFLRPYVNDFTTEWALSSVTLLTLGSVLTTYIGERITDLKLGNGTSLLIFTSIISYLPASFGRTVAEAFQDGNYVGLIAITVSFFLLVLSIVYVQEAERKIPINYASRYTSRSGGLEKSAYLPFKVNSTGVMPIIFSTSSLALPGTLARFTGLAALKNAAVALGPGGSFYLPTNILLIAFFNYYYTFLQLDPDDVSEQLKRQGASIPLVRPGKSTAAFIKTVLSRISVLGSAFLAILAAGPAVIEQTTHLTAFRGFAGTSVLILVGCATDTARKVQAEIISQKYKNIEFYEIDKF; encoded by the exons ATGGTGATAACGGTCAGAGAGTTTTGCTGTTCTACTACTACTTCTTCTTCTAGGCCTCTTTGCTTCAACCTCTCTCCACGTCCTCTCTCCTCGAAATCTTGTTATTTCCTGAGGCCAAGAAATTCTTCAAGTTGCATCAGGGCCAGCCATTCTGTCTGCAAGAAACTTGCCACTGGCCCACTATGGAACCTTGGCCTTTCCTCCAACAG TTCTGAGGGTTCAACTTTTGACCCATTGGGTATCAATTTGGATAGTTCAACGGATCTAAATGTTTCTCCTTGGGAAAGTTTCCTAGGCTTGCTTTCTCCAAATTTCGAGAGTACATCAAGTACAAGGAAGGACAAACCTTCTTCAACTAGAGGAGTAGCAG CTGCAATTGAGGATAGTTCCATTGATTTCGGGGACTTCTTCAAAGGCCCATTGCCCGGGAAATTTCTCCAGCTTTTGGGATACTTAGCTCTATCCAGACTTGGAATATATATACCTCTTGGTGGAGTAAATCGCGAAGCTTTTGTTGGAAATCTAGATCAGAACAGTATATTGAGCACTTTAGATACGTTCTCTGGAGGAGGCATTGGTCGCCTTGGAATATGCTCCCTAGGTATTGTTCCCTTTATTAATGCGCAGATTGTGTTTCAGCTTCTCACCCAGATCTATCCCAAGTTGCAAGAACTTCAGAAAAAAGAGGGTCAGGCTGGAAGAAAGAAGATTCTTCAGTATACTCAATATGCTTCAGTTGGTTTTGCCATTGTACAG GCAATTGGTCAAGTACTCTTCCTTCGCCCATACGTCAATGACTTCACTACGGAGTGGGCCCTATCTTCTGTTACTCTATTAACACTTGGTTCAGTGCTCACAACATACATTGGTGAACGGATTACTGACTTAAAACTTGGAAACGGTACTTCTCTTTTGATCTTTACGAGCATCATATCCTACTTGCCGGCATCTTTTGGTAGAACAGTTGCAGAAGCATTTCAGGATGGTAACTATGTTGGACTCATCGCCATCACAGTGTCCTTTTTCCTGTTGGTGCTTAGTATTGTGTATGTTCAG GAGGCAGAGAGGAAAATCCCAATTAATTATGCATCAAGATACACTAGCAGATCTGGAGGCCTTGAAAAATCTGCTTACTTGCCTTTCAAG GTGAACAGCACAGGAGTGATGCCAATTATCTTTTCTACATCCTCTCTAGCTCTTCCGGGAACTTTAGCTCGCTTCACTGGTTTAGCTGCTTTGAAAAATGCTGCAGTGGCTTTAGGCCCAGGGG GTTCCTTCTATCTCCCGACCAACATTCTACTGATAGCCTTCTTCAACTACTACTACACGTTCCTACAATTGGATCCTGATGACGTGAGTGAACAGTTGAAGCGCCAAGGTGCATCTATCCCACTTGTCCGACCGGGTAAAAGTACCGCTGCATTTATTAAAACG GTCCTTAGTCGGATATCCGTTCTTGGATCCGCGTTTTTGGCAATTCTAGCTGCTGGTCCTGCCGTGATTGAACAAACTACACACCTCACTGCATTTCGGGGATTTGCGGGCACATCGGTCCTCATTCTTGTTGGTTGTGCCACTGACACAGCACGAAAAGTTCAGGCAGAAATAATCTCCCAGAAGTACAAGAACATAGAGTTTTATGAGATCGACAAGTTTTGA